A single genomic interval of candidate division KSB1 bacterium harbors:
- a CDS encoding CotH kinase family protein, producing MKSIQQFFLIIILIVVFSKNDTLFGQSLVINEVMASNGATIRDEDGDTPDWIELYNRGQQPIDLNGFGLSDDATAPYKWTFPAISLPPNQFLLVFASNKDRRNWLNWETIIDKGDQWRYRLGTSEPPPNWRAREFDDSNWYLGPSGFGYGDNDDATTVPQVMSVYVRKSFFIADKNQIVRALLHVDFDDGFVAYLNDREIARSNIGTYGDHPAYNQTAWTYREAQMYQGGTPEEYELLNPPAVFETGKNVLAIQVHNSGPESSDLSLIPFLTIGSSAPITGNPRGVSRFLNLKPDYLHTNFKINASGEIISLHDAHGHLIDQIELGPLPTDVSFGRQPDAGSNWFYFLQPTPKTSNTTVGYRNLPGEPAFSHASGFYTTSLLISISASDPQNEIYYTLDGSVPSKNSQRYLSPISISKTTVVRAREFSPDGSASATVTRNYLINETIRLPVVCLTTDPYNLWDPDSGIYVLGKNYDPSPPHYGANFWQDWERPVHVDFFEPGGALGFSLNAGMKIFGGWTRDFAQKSLAIFARSRYGTSEIQYQLFPDKPIDHFESFVLRNSGNDWSSTMFRDGMMQNLLNGTDLDLVAYRPAVVFLNGQYWGILNIREKINEHYLAANRHVDPDELDLLENNIQLIHGDATHYQTMLNYMTTHDIRLSTVYDSVKKMMDIANFMDYQIAQIYFDNRDWPGNNVKYWRPRTSEGRWKWIVFDTDFGFGLWNAAAYRDNTLEFATEANGPDWPNPPWSTFLLRRLLENPQFKNDFINRFADHLNATFEPKRVIQKIDSIKTILQLEIPRHQLRWRDSARNWAQNVQNLKQFATYRPNFVRTHLIGKFNLNGIARVSLQVIPPNSGIVRLNSLRLTNFPWQGDYFQKVPIQITAIPNPGFRFVGWSDTSLSNHEQIILNLSQDLSLIAKFEPIDITPVVQSENPRRVCQLKQNYPNPFNAATIIEFELAQGGLVTLEIFNLSGQKVATFVNKELSHGHYQFEWQPQSNTMLSSAIYLAKIKVISHTARYEETKKLIYLK from the coding sequence ATGAAATCGATCCAACAATTTTTTTTAATAATCATCCTCATAGTCGTCTTCTCAAAAAACGATACCTTGTTCGGCCAATCGCTTGTGATCAACGAAGTGATGGCGTCCAATGGCGCCACAATTCGTGATGAAGATGGCGATACACCCGATTGGATCGAACTTTATAATCGCGGTCAGCAGCCGATTGATCTGAACGGCTTCGGGCTCTCGGATGACGCAACCGCCCCGTATAAATGGACTTTTCCCGCCATATCCTTGCCTCCAAATCAGTTCCTTTTAGTATTCGCATCGAACAAAGATCGGCGTAACTGGCTGAATTGGGAGACCATAATTGATAAAGGGGATCAGTGGCGCTATCGCCTGGGAACATCAGAGCCACCCCCCAATTGGCGCGCCCGAGAATTTGATGATTCGAATTGGTATTTGGGTCCTAGTGGCTTCGGCTACGGCGACAATGACGATGCGACGACGGTCCCGCAAGTGATGTCCGTTTATGTTCGAAAAAGCTTTTTCATCGCAGATAAAAACCAGATCGTTCGGGCGCTGCTTCATGTGGATTTTGATGATGGCTTTGTAGCCTATCTCAATGACAGAGAGATCGCCCGCTCGAATATCGGCACTTACGGCGATCATCCTGCTTATAATCAAACAGCCTGGACCTATCGGGAAGCGCAAATGTATCAGGGCGGGACACCAGAGGAATACGAATTGTTAAATCCTCCCGCAGTTTTTGAAACGGGGAAAAATGTTTTAGCCATCCAGGTTCACAATTCCGGACCCGAGTCATCTGACCTTAGCCTGATCCCGTTTTTGACTATCGGTTCCAGCGCTCCGATTACAGGCAATCCCCGCGGAGTCTCCCGCTTTTTAAATCTGAAACCCGATTATTTGCATACCAACTTTAAGATCAATGCGTCTGGTGAGATCATTTCGCTGCATGACGCTCATGGCCATTTAATAGACCAAATTGAATTAGGCCCCTTGCCGACTGATGTGTCCTTTGGTCGCCAACCAGATGCCGGCAGCAATTGGTTCTATTTTTTACAACCGACTCCAAAAACCTCAAACACGACTGTTGGTTATCGAAATCTACCAGGAGAGCCAGCCTTTTCACATGCGAGTGGTTTTTATACGACCAGTTTGCTCATTTCCATTTCTGCCAGTGATCCGCAAAATGAAATCTACTACACATTAGATGGCTCGGTCCCTTCGAAGAATTCGCAGCGCTATCTCTCCCCTATCTCTATCTCCAAAACGACAGTGGTAAGAGCCCGTGAATTCAGCCCAGACGGCTCTGCCAGCGCTACCGTGACGCGAAATTATTTAATCAACGAGACCATCCGATTGCCAGTCGTTTGTCTTACGACTGATCCATACAATTTATGGGATCCAGATTCTGGCATTTATGTTTTAGGAAAAAATTATGACCCGAGCCCGCCGCATTATGGGGCGAACTTTTGGCAAGATTGGGAGCGACCAGTCCATGTCGATTTTTTTGAACCTGGCGGTGCTTTGGGTTTTAGTTTGAACGCAGGGATGAAAATCTTTGGGGGCTGGACTCGAGATTTTGCCCAAAAATCCCTCGCCATTTTCGCTCGAAGCCGATATGGCACGAGTGAAATCCAATATCAGCTTTTTCCTGATAAGCCGATCGATCACTTTGAGTCTTTCGTTTTGCGCAACTCTGGAAACGATTGGTCGTCCACCATGTTTCGCGATGGCATGATGCAAAATCTGCTCAATGGGACAGATCTGGACCTGGTAGCTTACCGCCCCGCCGTGGTTTTTCTCAATGGCCAGTATTGGGGCATCTTGAATATCCGCGAAAAAATTAATGAACATTATCTGGCCGCCAATCGCCATGTTGATCCCGATGAGCTAGATCTTTTGGAAAACAACATCCAGTTGATTCATGGAGATGCCACTCATTATCAGACAATGCTGAACTATATGACGACTCACGATATCCGGCTCAGCACTGTTTATGATAGCGTCAAAAAAATGATGGATATAGCCAATTTCATGGATTATCAAATTGCCCAGATCTACTTTGACAATAGGGACTGGCCAGGGAACAATGTCAAATATTGGCGACCTCGAACTTCAGAGGGTCGTTGGAAATGGATCGTTTTTGACACCGATTTCGGCTTTGGCCTATGGAACGCCGCTGCCTATCGTGATAACACCCTCGAATTCGCTACGGAGGCGAATGGCCCGGATTGGCCAAACCCGCCATGGTCCACATTTTTGCTGCGACGCCTGCTCGAAAATCCTCAGTTTAAGAACGATTTCATCAACCGATTTGCTGATCATCTCAATGCGACCTTTGAGCCCAAACGGGTCATTCAAAAAATCGATAGTATCAAGACAATTCTGCAATTAGAAATTCCACGGCATCAATTGCGCTGGCGTGACTCGGCCCGAAATTGGGCACAAAATGTCCAGAACCTGAAGCAGTTCGCCACCTATCGCCCCAATTTTGTCAGAACGCATTTGATCGGCAAATTCAATCTGAATGGGATTGCGCGCGTGTCGCTTCAAGTCATCCCTCCGAACTCAGGGATCGTTCGTTTGAACTCATTGCGATTAACCAATTTTCCATGGCAGGGCGATTACTTTCAGAAAGTTCCGATTCAAATTACGGCTATCCCAAATCCTGGATTCCGATTCGTCGGCTGGTCCGATACATCGTTGAGCAATCATGAACAGATCATTTTGAATCTTTCTCAAGATCTGTCTTTGATCGCTAAGTTCGAGCCAATTGACATCACCCCGGTTGTTCAAAGCGAAAATCCAAGACGAGTATGCCAGCTCAAACAAAACTATCCTAATCCATTCAATGCTGCCACAATCATAGAGTTCGAGCTGGCACAGGGTGGTTTGGTTACCCTTGAAATTTTCAACCTATCTGGCCAAAAGGTCGCAACCTTTGTGAATAAAGAATTGTCCCATGGTCACTATCAGTTCGAGTGGCAACCACAGTCCAATACAATGCTCTCTAGTGCGATTTATCTAGCAAAAATCAAAGTGATTTCTCACACGGCTCGCTACGAGGAGACAAAAAAGCTGATTTATTTAAAATAG